A window of the Streptomyces sp. Ag109_O5-10 genome harbors these coding sequences:
- a CDS encoding transglycosylase domain-containing protein yields the protein MPKKRSGGGLSTTQQAAKFLGVSVLAGAVMAGIALPAAGALGLAAKGSVQGFDDIPANLKSPQLSQRTTILDSKGNKIAQVYSRDRTVVELKDISPYMQKAIVAIEDSRYYQHGAIDLKGVLRALNKNAQSGGVAQGASTLTQQLVKNYFIEEAGDDPTKVAEATQQTLGRKVKELKYAIQLEEKLGKKKILENYLNITFFGEQAYGVEAASQRYFSQHAKDLNLQQSALLAGIVQSPSRYDPVNDEAEATKRRNVVLERMAQLGDISQAEADKAKEAPLGLHVTQPKNGCITAVKGAGFFCKYVENVFLTDPTFGKTREARAKLWNQGGLTIRTTLDPQAQDSVQASIKDHVYKSDSVAAAATLVEPGTGKILAMGQSKPYGYNKNETEYNFSVDRDYGGSNYGFPTGSTFKPFVAAAAIEGGKPATQEYSAPYKMNYPSPVQQCDGKQWVNTENEQVENENESEVGPYQMKKAMAKSINTYFVQLISDIGLCPVVKMTDSLHVHQGDGSKLPQTPSIALGAIGLSPLTMASAYAAFADRGMYCTPVAIESITQKVGNEQKSLPVPRSTCSRAMSEKTADTINTLLRGVIDSGTGQQAGLDDRESAGKTGTTDARKNAWFVGYTPNLAGAVWVGSAKQNVEMTNITIGGVYHSEVFGADTPGPIWKDAMAGALEGKADESFNLVDIPDENNHDKGHGNDNGNGGNDNGGNDNGGLIGGLIGGNDNGGTTDGSTNGGPNPNPTFSLPAGFIQGNTNGGHNGNGGNRG from the coding sequence ATGCCAAAGAAGCGCTCGGGCGGTGGTCTGTCGACCACACAGCAGGCCGCCAAGTTCCTCGGTGTCAGTGTGCTCGCGGGAGCCGTGATGGCGGGCATCGCACTGCCCGCGGCCGGGGCCCTGGGCCTCGCGGCCAAGGGCTCGGTCCAGGGCTTCGACGACATCCCGGCCAACCTGAAGAGCCCGCAGCTGAGCCAGCGCACCACCATCCTCGACAGCAAGGGCAACAAGATCGCCCAGGTCTACTCCCGTGACCGCACGGTGGTGGAGCTCAAGGACATCTCGCCGTACATGCAGAAGGCGATCGTCGCGATCGAGGACTCGCGCTACTACCAGCACGGCGCCATCGACCTGAAGGGCGTGCTGCGCGCGCTGAACAAGAACGCGCAGAGCGGCGGGGTCGCCCAGGGCGCGTCCACGCTCACCCAGCAGCTGGTGAAGAACTACTTCATCGAGGAGGCCGGCGACGACCCGACCAAGGTCGCCGAGGCCACCCAGCAGACCCTCGGCCGCAAGGTCAAGGAGCTGAAGTACGCGATCCAGCTGGAGGAGAAGCTCGGCAAGAAGAAGATCCTCGAGAACTACCTGAACATCACCTTCTTCGGCGAGCAGGCCTATGGCGTCGAGGCCGCCTCCCAGCGCTACTTCTCCCAGCACGCCAAGGACCTCAACCTCCAGCAGTCGGCCCTGCTGGCCGGCATCGTGCAGTCGCCGAGCCGTTACGACCCGGTCAACGACGAGGCCGAGGCCACCAAGCGGCGCAACGTCGTGCTCGAGCGCATGGCCCAACTCGGCGACATCTCCCAGGCGGAGGCCGACAAGGCCAAGGAGGCCCCGCTCGGCCTGCACGTCACCCAGCCGAAGAACGGCTGCATCACCGCGGTCAAGGGCGCCGGGTTCTTCTGCAAGTACGTGGAGAACGTCTTCCTGACCGACCCGACCTTCGGCAAGACCCGCGAGGCGCGCGCCAAGCTCTGGAACCAGGGCGGCCTGACCATCCGCACCACCCTGGACCCGCAGGCCCAGGACTCGGTGCAGGCCTCGATCAAGGACCACGTCTACAAGTCCGACTCGGTCGCGGCCGCCGCCACCCTCGTGGAGCCCGGCACCGGCAAGATCCTGGCGATGGGCCAGTCGAAGCCGTACGGCTACAACAAGAACGAGACCGAGTACAACTTCTCGGTCGACCGGGACTACGGCGGCTCCAACTACGGCTTCCCGACGGGTTCGACGTTCAAGCCGTTCGTGGCCGCGGCCGCCATCGAGGGCGGCAAGCCGGCGACGCAGGAGTACTCGGCGCCGTACAAGATGAACTACCCGAGCCCCGTGCAGCAGTGCGACGGCAAGCAGTGGGTCAACACGGAGAACGAGCAGGTCGAGAACGAGAACGAGTCCGAGGTCGGGCCGTACCAGATGAAGAAGGCGATGGCGAAGTCCATCAACACCTACTTCGTCCAGCTGATCTCCGACATCGGCCTGTGCCCGGTGGTCAAGATGACCGACTCGCTCCACGTCCACCAGGGCGACGGCTCGAAGCTGCCGCAGACCCCGTCCATCGCCCTCGGCGCGATCGGCCTCTCCCCGCTGACCATGGCGAGCGCGTACGCGGCCTTCGCCGACCGGGGCATGTACTGCACACCGGTCGCCATCGAGTCGATCACCCAGAAGGTGGGCAACGAGCAGAAGTCCCTCCCGGTCCCCAGGTCGACCTGCTCGCGGGCGATGAGCGAGAAGACCGCCGACACGATCAACACCCTGCTGCGCGGCGTGATCGACTCCGGCACCGGTCAGCAGGCCGGCCTCGACGACCGGGAGAGCGCGGGCAAGACGGGTACGACCGACGCCCGCAAGAACGCCTGGTTCGTCGGCTACACGCCCAACCTCGCGGGCGCGGTCTGGGTCGGCAGCGCCAAGCAGAACGTCGAGATGACCAACATCACCATCGGCGGCGTCTACCACTCCGAGGTCTTCGGCGCCGACACCCCGGGCCCGATCTGGAAGGACGCCATGGCGGGCGCCCTGGAGGGCAAGGCCGACGAGTCCTTCAACCTCGTGGACATCCCGGACGAGAACAACCACGACAAGGGCCACGGGAACGACAACGGGAACGGCGGCAACGACAACGGCGGCAACGACAACGGCGGCCTGATCGGCGGTCTCATCGGCGGCAACGACAACGGCGGCACGACGGACGGCTCGACGAACGGCGGCCCCAACCCGAACCCGACCTTCTCCCTCCCCGCCGGCTTCATCCAGGGGAACACGAACGGGGGCCACAACGGGAACGGCGGGAACCGGGGCTGA
- a CDS encoding ArsA family ATPase — MTPDPAKAQDDARRLSHAPALDVDPLLDDPETRIVVCCGSGGVGKTTTAAALGLRAAERGRKVVVLTIDPAKRLAQSMGIDSLDNVPRRVKGTEGPGELHAMMLDMKRTFDEVVEAHADAERAAAILANPFYQSLSAGFAGTQEYMAMEKLGQLRARDEWDLIVVDTPPSRSALDFLDAPKRLGSFLDGRLIRLLTAPAKLGGRAGMAFLNVGMSMMTGTLGKLLGGQLLKDLQTFVAAMDTTFGGFRTRADATYKLLQAPGTAFLVVAAPERDALREAAYFVERLAAEDMPLVGLVLNRVHGSGAERLSAERALAAAENLEEPRIVDQGGGKAGLRNSPDTYGSSESPAPAPSESRPDGPPSSGPTDTTMDSAADTTDESPSSEGPPSQGPSSEAPSSENPDRTVDQLTAALLRLHAERMHLLSREQRTRDRFTARHPEVAVVEVAALPGDVHDLTGLRDIGDRLAAGRPELP; from the coding sequence ATGACTCCGGACCCGGCCAAGGCGCAGGACGACGCCCGTCGCCTGTCGCACGCGCCCGCGCTCGACGTCGATCCGCTGCTGGACGACCCGGAGACCCGGATCGTGGTGTGCTGCGGCTCGGGCGGCGTCGGGAAGACCACCACGGCGGCGGCCCTGGGCCTGCGGGCGGCCGAGCGGGGCCGCAAGGTCGTCGTGCTGACCATCGACCCGGCCAAGCGGCTCGCGCAGTCCATGGGCATCGACTCGCTGGACAACGTGCCGCGGCGGGTGAAGGGCACCGAGGGCCCCGGCGAACTGCACGCCATGATGCTCGACATGAAGCGCACCTTCGACGAGGTCGTGGAGGCGCACGCGGACGCCGAGCGAGCGGCCGCCATCCTGGCCAATCCCTTCTACCAGTCGCTCTCGGCGGGCTTCGCGGGCACGCAGGAGTACATGGCGATGGAGAAGCTGGGCCAGCTGCGGGCCCGGGACGAGTGGGACCTGATCGTGGTCGACACCCCGCCCTCCCGCTCCGCCCTGGACTTCCTGGACGCGCCGAAGCGGCTCGGCTCCTTCCTGGACGGCCGGCTGATCCGGCTGCTGACGGCCCCGGCGAAGCTCGGCGGCCGTGCGGGCATGGCCTTCCTGAACGTCGGCATGTCGATGATGACCGGCACACTCGGCAAGCTGCTCGGCGGGCAGCTGCTGAAGGACCTGCAGACGTTCGTGGCGGCGATGGACACGACGTTCGGCGGGTTCCGCACCCGCGCGGACGCGACGTACAAGCTGCTTCAGGCGCCGGGTACGGCGTTCCTCGTGGTGGCGGCTCCGGAGCGGGACGCGCTGCGCGAGGCCGCCTACTTCGTGGAGCGGCTGGCCGCGGAGGACATGCCGCTGGTCGGTCTGGTCCTCAACCGGGTCCACGGCAGCGGCGCCGAGCGGCTGTCGGCCGAGCGTGCGCTCGCCGCCGCGGAAAATCTTGAGGAGCCCCGCATTGTCGATCAGGGTGGCGGGAAAGCTGGACTTCGTAACTCTCCCGACACGTACGGCAGTTCTGAATCACCCGCGCCTGCGCCGTCCGAGTCCCGGCCCGACGGACCCCCCTCGTCAGGGCCCACGGACACGACTATGGACTCGGCTGCGGACACGACTGACGAATCCCCCTCGTCAGAAGGACCGCCGTCACAAGGACCGTCGTCAGAAGCGCCGTCGTCAGAAAACCCGGACCGCACCGTCGACCAGCTCACCGCAGCCCTGCTGAGGCTGCACGCCGAGCGCATGCACCTGCTCTCCCGCGAGCAGCGCACACGTGACCGCTTCACCGCGCGCCACCCCGAGGTGGCCGTGGTGGAGGTGGCCGCGTTGCCCGGCGACGTGCACGACCTCACGGGGCTGCGGGACATCGGTGACCGGCTCGCGGCCGGCCGGCCGGAACTGCCGTAG
- a CDS encoding ArsA-related P-loop ATPase → MSRLQVVSGKGGTGKTTVAAALALALATEGKRTLLVEVEGRQGIAQLFETEALPYEERKIAVAPGGGEVYALAIDPELALLDYLQMFYKLGGAGRALKKLGAIDFATTVAPGLRDVLLTGKACEAVRRKDKAGRFVYDYVVMDAPPTGRITRFLNVNDEVAGLAKIGPIHNQAQAVMRVLKSKETAVHMVTLLEEMPVQETADGIAELRAARLPVGRVIVNMVRPEVLDAADLELVRTVPRTAVAQTLSAAGLGGARRGGKAEQLVDPLLTQAAEYAERYALEHEQRAVLAELDLERHELPLLAEGMDLAGLYELARELRKQGMS, encoded by the coding sequence GTGAGCAGGCTCCAGGTCGTCAGCGGCAAGGGCGGGACCGGAAAGACGACGGTCGCCGCCGCACTCGCGCTGGCCCTCGCGACCGAGGGGAAGCGGACGCTTCTCGTGGAGGTCGAGGGCCGGCAGGGCATCGCCCAGCTTTTCGAGACGGAGGCGTTGCCCTACGAAGAGCGAAAAATCGCGGTGGCGCCGGGAGGCGGTGAGGTCTACGCGCTCGCCATCGATCCCGAACTGGCCCTTCTGGACTACCTCCAGATGTTCTACAAGCTCGGCGGGGCCGGCCGGGCGCTGAAGAAGCTCGGCGCGATCGACTTCGCCACCACCGTCGCGCCCGGCCTCAGGGACGTGCTGCTGACCGGCAAGGCGTGCGAGGCGGTGCGCCGGAAGGACAAGGCCGGGCGCTTCGTCTACGACTACGTCGTCATGGACGCCCCGCCGACCGGCCGCATCACCCGCTTCCTGAACGTCAACGACGAGGTGGCCGGGCTGGCCAAGATCGGCCCGATACACAATCAGGCGCAGGCCGTGATGCGGGTGCTGAAGTCCAAGGAGACGGCCGTGCACATGGTCACCCTGCTGGAGGAGATGCCGGTCCAGGAGACCGCCGACGGCATCGCCGAACTGCGGGCCGCGCGGCTGCCGGTGGGCCGGGTCATCGTGAACATGGTCCGGCCGGAGGTGTTGGACGCCGCCGATCTGGAACTCGTACGGACCGTGCCGCGCACCGCCGTGGCGCAGACGCTGTCGGCGGCCGGGCTCGGCGGGGCGCGGCGCGGCGGGAAGGCCGAGCAGCTGGTGGACCCGCTGCTCACGCAGGCCGCCGAGTACGCCGAGCGGTACGCGCTGGAGCACGAGCAGCGCGCGGTCCTCGCCGAGCTGGACCTGGAGCGGCACGAACTGCCGCTGCTCGCCGAGGGGATGGACTTGGCGGGCCTGTACGAACTCGCCCGCGAACTGCGGAAACAGGGGATGTCATGA
- the wblA gene encoding transcriptional regulator WblA produces MGWVTDWSAQAACRTTDPDELFVQGAAQNRAKAVCTGCPVRTECLADALDNRVEFGVWGGMTERERRALLRRRPTVTSWRRLLETARSEYERGTGIVPLDSDEVYENYAAVS; encoded by the coding sequence ATGGGCTGGGTAACCGACTGGAGTGCGCAGGCTGCCTGCCGCACTACCGATCCGGATGAACTGTTCGTTCAGGGAGCAGCGCAGAACAGGGCCAAGGCGGTGTGCACCGGATGTCCGGTACGCACGGAATGCCTGGCCGACGCGCTGGACAATCGCGTCGAGTTCGGCGTGTGGGGAGGCATGACGGAGCGGGAGCGTCGCGCGCTGCTGCGCCGACGGCCCACCGTGACCTCCTGGCGCAGGCTCCTGGAGACAGCGCGCTCGGAGTACGAGCGGGGGACCGGAATCGTCCCCCTCGACAGCGACGAGGTGTACGAGAACTACGCGGCCGTGAGCTAG